In one window of Saprospiraceae bacterium DNA:
- a CDS encoding T9SS type A sorting domain-containing protein — protein MKATNLSVFTITAIVISLSIEGFSKNSNPGGNLPVPSADLAITCPGNQTEAACQTQSAIDTKFANWLSSVSTSGGCDVSVSSNAGSAPNSCGGIVTVTFTATSSCDPSVSCSAVFSVTAAPPITLTCPANQTEAACQTQSSIDTKFSTWLSTVSYVGGCSASLSNDNSGSPSACGGSKTVHFTVTSHCEPNVTCSAVFSVQQAPVIVVTCPTNSTMAACQNQASVDAAYNSWLTSVSYSGGCNASISNNSSSAPSVCGGSTTVMWTVTSTCEGPHTCTSAFTVTNAPPVNLNCPPNKVENTGQTQAVIDSKFAAWLITVSFTGGCQTSLSNDNSGAPPNTGGSTTVTWTVTSSCEAPTTCSASFTVEDPNSTEDPHLFDDIYLHTDHFSNQAWLHISFLQNQEYRIGLFNSAGQQLWNHRSTAKTEIVSIDFNNFGKGIYFLEFSVGNARKVFRLPVF, from the coding sequence ATGAAAGCAACCAACCTTTCAGTGTTTACGATAACTGCGATAGTTATAAGCTTGAGCATCGAGGGATTTTCAAAGAATTCCAATCCAGGTGGTAATCTTCCCGTTCCATCTGCAGATCTCGCGATCACCTGCCCGGGTAATCAAACAGAAGCGGCCTGCCAAACTCAATCTGCCATCGATACAAAATTTGCTAACTGGTTGTCTTCTGTCAGCACTTCAGGAGGTTGCGATGTCTCGGTCAGTTCTAATGCCGGGAGTGCCCCAAACAGTTGTGGAGGAATTGTTACCGTCACCTTTACAGCCACCAGTTCCTGTGATCCTTCGGTCAGCTGCTCGGCTGTATTTTCTGTCACAGCTGCACCTCCCATCACTTTAACTTGCCCTGCCAATCAAACTGAAGCAGCATGTCAAACACAATCTTCTATTGACACTAAATTTTCTACATGGCTGTCCACTGTAAGTTATGTTGGTGGCTGCAGTGCTTCCCTTAGCAATGACAACAGTGGTTCTCCTTCGGCTTGTGGCGGAAGTAAAACGGTTCACTTTACAGTTACCAGCCATTGTGAGCCCAACGTAACCTGCAGTGCGGTATTTTCAGTGCAACAGGCACCTGTGATCGTTGTGACTTGTCCGACCAACTCGACAATGGCAGCTTGCCAAAATCAGGCTTCTGTCGATGCTGCCTACAATTCCTGGCTAACGTCTGTTAGTTACTCGGGAGGTTGCAATGCTTCCATTTCAAACAACAGCAGCTCTGCTCCCAGTGTTTGTGGAGGATCGACAACGGTCATGTGGACGGTCACTTCAACATGCGAGGGGCCTCATACCTGCACTTCTGCTTTTACAGTCACCAATGCGCCACCTGTCAATTTGAATTGTCCGCCAAATAAAGTTGAAAACACAGGTCAAACCCAAGCCGTAATTGATTCCAAATTTGCAGCATGGCTAATTACCGTTAGTTTTACCGGTGGCTGTCAGACTTCTTTATCGAATGACAATTCGGGTGCACCACCCAACACAGGAGGCTCGACTACGGTGACCTGGACAGTTACCTCAAGCTGCGAAGCACCAACCACCTGCAGTGCAAGCTTTACTGTTGAAGATCCAAATTCTACTGAAGATCCGCATTTGTTTGATGATATCTATCTACATACAGATCACTTCAGCAATCAAGCCTGGCTCCATATATCATTTCTGCAGAATCAGGAATATCGCATCGGATTATTTAATTCTGCCGGACAACAATTATGGAATCACCGTTCAACAGCAAAGACCGAAATTGTTTCCATTGATTTCAACAATTTTGGAAAAGGTATTTATTTTCTTGAATTTTCTGTAGGAAATGCCAGAAAAGTCTTTAGGTTGCCGGTGTTTTAA
- the mnmA gene encoding tRNA 2-thiouridine(34) synthase MnmA, whose product MSKHGKILVAMSGGIDSTVAALLLHEEGYEVIGVTMKTWDYASSGGSKKETGCCSLDSLQDARRVAVDLGFPHFILDLREEFGESVIDNFVDEYLAGRTPNPCIMCNTHIKWDALYRRAKALDCEKIATGHYAKINELNGRYFISKAEDLNKDQSYVLWGLSQDCLQKTIFPLADLLKPEARKIAYDRGYSELSKKSESYEICFIPDNDYRSFIKRRAPAKMDLLNRGLFVDKEGHVLGEHDGYPFFTIGQRKGLGKAFGKPMFVTEIRPDSNVVVLADDQEMVSSFMQVAKPNWQKYATADHNKEYVIKIRYKDPGQTGLVYAEQENITVEFIGPVKSIAPGQSAVVYEGDDLVCGGIIRQYIPPVN is encoded by the coding sequence ATGAGTAAACACGGTAAAATCCTGGTAGCCATGAGCGGCGGTATAGACAGCACCGTTGCAGCCCTGTTATTGCACGAAGAGGGTTATGAAGTCATCGGTGTGACGATGAAAACCTGGGATTATGCATCATCGGGAGGCTCTAAAAAAGAAACGGGTTGCTGTTCTCTGGATTCTTTGCAGGATGCAAGAAGAGTAGCGGTGGATCTGGGTTTTCCGCATTTCATTCTGGATTTGAGAGAGGAGTTCGGAGAGTCTGTGATCGATAATTTTGTCGATGAATATCTGGCCGGCCGTACACCCAATCCCTGCATCATGTGCAATACACATATCAAATGGGATGCTCTTTACAGGAGAGCAAAGGCTTTGGATTGCGAAAAAATTGCTACCGGGCACTATGCTAAAATAAATGAACTGAACGGAAGGTATTTCATTTCAAAGGCTGAAGATCTGAATAAAGATCAGTCCTATGTTTTGTGGGGCCTTAGCCAGGATTGTCTTCAAAAAACGATTTTCCCCCTCGCTGATCTGCTTAAACCAGAAGCACGAAAGATTGCTTACGACAGAGGGTATTCGGAACTTTCAAAGAAATCGGAGAGCTATGAAATATGTTTCATTCCCGACAATGATTACCGTTCTTTCATAAAAAGACGCGCACCCGCCAAAATGGATTTGCTCAACAGAGGATTGTTTGTCGATAAAGAAGGCCATGTTTTAGGTGAACACGATGGATATCCATTTTTTACCATCGGTCAGCGGAAAGGATTGGGCAAAGCCTTCGGAAAACCAATGTTTGTTACAGAAATACGGCCCGATTCAAATGTCGTAGTCTTGGCCGACGACCAGGAAATGGTATCCAGTTTTATGCAAGTGGCAAAGCCCAATTGGCAAAAGTATGCGACCGCTGATCACAATAAAGAATACGTTATTAAGATCAGGTATAAAGATCCCGGGCAAACCGGTCTGGTGTATGCTGAACAAGAAAACATTACTGTTGAATTTATCGGACCCGTTAAATCCATTGCTCCGGGACAATCGGCAGTGGTTTACGAAGGGGATGATCTGGTATGCGGTGGAATTATTCGGCAGTATATTCCGCCAGTTAACTAA
- a CDS encoding cation:proton antiporter: MILIAICIALLLAYLVEISARTTKIPSVLFLLAFGFLLNQTCIVLRFSVDGLEKILPALGTIGLILIVLEGALELELNKSKFQLIKKSIASALIPMLLSVGIISFLLFVYFKEPLTKCILNSIPLCIISSAIAIPASKYLIKPTREFVTYESSLSDIMGVLLFNFFLINHVLSIQSFIQFISQIIWVIILSAAATFGLAYMLHRIQHKIKFLPIVIIIVLIYALSKALYLPGLIFVLILGLFLGNLDEFKNYKFIQKLHPEILNREVHKFKELIIEFTFLIRSIFFLVFGFQIQANEIMNLNSLAIAIAFIIIIFVIRFVTLKIINLPTVPLLHLAPRGLISILLFLSIPISEFIPVINKALVTQIIIISCLFMVYGLIATKNQQPLINKVI, translated from the coding sequence ATGATCCTCATTGCAATTTGCATCGCTTTACTTTTAGCGTACCTGGTAGAAATCAGTGCCAGGACGACTAAAATTCCATCTGTATTGTTCCTTCTGGCATTTGGGTTTCTTTTAAACCAAACTTGTATAGTACTCCGGTTTAGCGTTGATGGTCTCGAAAAAATTCTACCAGCGCTCGGAACCATAGGACTGATTTTAATTGTATTGGAAGGAGCTCTCGAACTCGAACTAAATAAAAGCAAATTCCAGTTGATAAAAAAATCCATCGCATCTGCTTTAATACCCATGCTCCTGTCTGTCGGAATAATTTCTTTTTTGTTGTTTGTTTATTTCAAGGAACCACTCACAAAATGCATTTTAAACAGCATTCCCTTGTGTATAATCAGCAGTGCCATTGCGATTCCAGCATCCAAATATCTGATAAAACCTACGCGTGAGTTCGTTACTTATGAAAGTAGTTTGTCAGATATTATGGGAGTTCTGCTCTTTAACTTCTTTTTAATTAATCATGTATTATCCATCCAAAGTTTCATTCAGTTTATCTCACAAATCATCTGGGTCATTATTTTGTCAGCCGCTGCAACTTTTGGCCTGGCTTATATGCTGCATCGCATCCAGCATAAAATTAAATTTCTTCCAATCGTTATCATCATTGTTCTTATATACGCTCTGTCTAAAGCCTTGTATCTTCCAGGGTTAATATTTGTTCTGATATTAGGACTTTTCCTTGGAAATTTGGATGAATTCAAAAATTATAAGTTCATTCAAAAATTGCACCCGGAAATATTAAACAGGGAAGTTCATAAGTTTAAAGAACTGATCATTGAATTTACATTCCTGATTAGATCGATATTTTTTCTGGTTTTCGGATTTCAAATTCAGGCAAATGAAATCATGAATTTAAATTCACTGGCCATTGCAATTGCATTTATTATAATCATATTTGTTATCCGTTTTGTTACGTTGAAAATAATCAATTTACCTACGGTACCACTACTCCACCTGGCTCCCCGCGGACTCATATCTATATTGTTATTTTTATCCATTCCAATTTCAGAATTTATTCCGGTAATAAATAAAGCACTGGTCACTCAAATAATAATCATAAGTTGTTTATTTATGGTATATGGTTTAATTGCAACCAAAAATCAACAACCATTAATTAACAAGGTAATTTAA
- a CDS encoding uridine kinase — MLIGISGGSGAGKTAFIRSLREKFKEQQLGLISEDNYYKPRHLQQCDPMGVINFDIPDAIDHEAFMTDLKKLQQNEIVQRIEYTFNNQFQEAKTVTIVPAPVYLVEGLFILHHEDTRALLDLTVLIHAKDNLKIIRRIQRDKSERNYPLEDVLYRYQHHVAPAYEKYIEPYLDEIDIIINNNRSFEKGVELIAAYILNNQ, encoded by the coding sequence ATGTTGATCGGAATATCTGGAGGCAGTGGTGCAGGAAAAACAGCATTTATCCGTTCACTCCGTGAAAAATTCAAAGAGCAACAATTGGGTCTGATCTCCGAGGATAATTATTATAAACCAAGGCATTTACAGCAGTGCGATCCCATGGGCGTTATCAATTTTGATATCCCTGACGCCATAGATCACGAGGCATTCATGACTGATCTGAAAAAACTGCAACAGAATGAAATTGTCCAACGCATAGAATATACTTTCAACAATCAATTTCAGGAAGCTAAAACGGTGACCATTGTTCCGGCTCCGGTTTATTTGGTGGAAGGCTTATTTATCCTGCATCACGAGGATACCAGGGCTTTGCTGGACCTCACGGTTTTGATCCACGCCAAAGATAATTTAAAAATTATCCGGAGAATACAGCGCGATAAATCCGAAAGGAATTATCCACTTGAAGATGTCTTATACAGGTATCAACATCACGTGGCACCGGCCTATGAAAAGTACATCGAACCCTATCTGGACGAGATCGATATCATCATCAACAACAACAGAAGTTTTGAAAAGGGGGTCGAACTCATTGCTGCTTATATTTTAAACAACCAATAA
- a CDS encoding HAD-IB family phosphatase: MVTVIIPALNEQTTIGNVIQLCFKNSKVNEVIVVDDKSMDSTIESAINAGAKVVTSTKLGKGPSMYEGMLASKNEVIVFLDADIETYQENTIELLTEPILSNQVDFVKSYFTRQAGRVTELVAKPLLNILYPSFPELKQPLSGMIAGKKSLFKKCVFEEGYGVDIGLVIDMYALNARVAEVNIGHIENRMQSLDQLGKMSREVAKTIIDKSKNNKIQTLETFENISVIREQMDFAIRESLGALKKLAIFDMDNTVLRESFIQRASKKFGFHKELIEVVTKYDNPFTRTKQIAKLMKGISIVEIWNLVEEIPVTKNLKNLIKDLKDKGYIIGIISDSYDCVTNHIKNLYGFDFTLANELEFSKSKATGEVKIPSFFLHDHQSLCNHMYCKLNAMTHMLGRYNIELKNSLVIGDGENDICIIKHSGVGVSFCATASLVDHVADYIIKEPDFNFVADILN, from the coding sequence ATGGTAACCGTTATTATTCCTGCGCTCAACGAACAAACCACCATTGGAAATGTAATCCAACTTTGTTTTAAAAATTCAAAAGTAAATGAGGTGATCGTTGTTGATGACAAATCAATGGATTCAACTATCGAATCGGCAATTAATGCCGGAGCAAAAGTTGTGACGAGTACAAAATTAGGTAAAGGTCCATCCATGTATGAAGGAATGTTAGCCTCAAAAAATGAGGTGATCGTATTTTTAGACGCTGATATAGAAACGTACCAGGAGAATACCATCGAATTGCTTACAGAACCCATTCTTTCCAATCAAGTCGATTTTGTAAAGTCTTATTTTACAAGACAAGCCGGAAGAGTAACTGAACTGGTAGCCAAGCCTCTTCTCAATATTCTCTATCCCAGTTTTCCAGAACTAAAACAACCCCTGAGCGGAATGATAGCCGGAAAAAAATCATTATTTAAAAAGTGTGTATTTGAGGAGGGTTATGGAGTTGACATTGGACTGGTCATCGACATGTATGCCCTGAATGCCAGGGTAGCAGAAGTCAATATTGGGCATATTGAAAATCGCATGCAATCGCTGGATCAATTAGGGAAAATGTCCAGGGAAGTTGCAAAAACCATTATAGATAAATCCAAAAACAATAAAATACAGACACTTGAAACATTTGAAAATATTTCTGTAATCCGGGAACAAATGGATTTTGCAATTCGCGAAAGTCTTGGAGCTCTTAAAAAGCTTGCCATCTTTGATATGGATAATACCGTTTTGAGAGAGAGTTTTATTCAAAGAGCTTCTAAAAAATTTGGCTTTCACAAAGAATTGATTGAAGTGGTAACCAAATACGATAACCCATTTACAAGAACCAAGCAAATTGCAAAACTGATGAAGGGAATCAGCATTGTAGAAATTTGGAATTTAGTGGAAGAAATTCCTGTAACTAAAAATTTAAAAAATTTAATTAAAGATTTAAAAGATAAAGGCTACATAATAGGCATCATCAGCGATAGTTATGATTGCGTTACCAACCATATCAAAAATTTGTATGGATTTGATTTTACATTGGCCAATGAACTTGAGTTTTCAAAGAGCAAGGCAACAGGGGAAGTAAAAATACCATCTTTTTTCTTACACGACCATCAAAGCCTTTGCAACCACATGTATTGCAAATTAAATGCTATGACTCATATGCTTGGCAGGTATAATATTGAATTAAAAAATTCACTTGTTATTGGTGATGGAGAAAATGATATCTGTATCATCAAGCATTCAGGCGTTGGGGTTTCATTCTGTGCGACAGCTTCATTAGTCGATCATGTGGCAGACTATATTATCAAAGAACCAGATTTTAATTTTGTAGCCGATATTCTAAACTAA
- a CDS encoding Na+ dependent nucleoside transporter, which yields MNIIEIGRGLLGISVLILICYFLSANKKQIKWSLVGGAALFQIVIAFLLIQVPLITHLFEYIVKFFSIMIESSGKSASFLFGDLAKPGNPFGFAFLILPTIIFFSALSSILYYLGILQKVVFGFAWLMNKSFKLSGAESLASAVNVFVGQTEAPLVIKPYLPSMTKSEMLCLMTGGMATIAGSVFGAYMAMLGGGNEQQMLYFGLHLLTASIISAPAAILTAKILYPETEQVNQNLEIPKTQMGENFLDALSHGTTDGLKLAVNVGAMLLAFMAMVYLVNIVLTQVGESTGLNHWLSKATLGKYKEFNLQYIMGILFSPIAWIIGVDSNYIIPVGQLLGEKTILNEFVAYLSLADMKNAQLLDDKSILIATYALCGFSNFASIGIQIGGIGSLAPSQRLNLTQLGLKSLIGGTIACLLTACVANIVTHLF from the coding sequence ATGAATATTATTGAAATAGGACGCGGTCTGTTGGGGATCTCTGTGTTGATTTTAATCTGCTATTTCCTGAGTGCCAATAAAAAACAAATTAAATGGTCGTTGGTGGGGGGCGCCGCTCTGTTTCAAATTGTGATCGCATTCCTGCTGATCCAGGTCCCCCTGATTACGCATCTCTTTGAATACATTGTAAAATTCTTTTCCATCATGATCGAATCCTCTGGTAAATCAGCTTCCTTTTTATTTGGGGATCTCGCAAAACCCGGCAATCCTTTTGGATTTGCCTTTTTGATATTGCCCACCATCATTTTCTTTTCAGCGCTTTCCTCAATACTTTACTATCTTGGAATTCTCCAGAAAGTCGTTTTCGGTTTCGCATGGCTCATGAACAAATCCTTTAAGTTATCGGGAGCCGAAAGTTTGGCATCTGCGGTCAATGTATTTGTGGGACAAACGGAAGCCCCGCTGGTCATTAAACCCTATCTCCCGTCCATGACCAAATCTGAAATGTTATGTCTGATGACCGGAGGAATGGCAACCATAGCAGGAAGTGTATTTGGTGCCTATATGGCTATGTTAGGTGGAGGCAACGAACAACAAATGTTATACTTCGGATTACATTTGCTGACCGCATCCATCATTTCTGCACCGGCAGCCATCCTTACAGCGAAAATTTTATATCCTGAAACAGAACAAGTCAACCAGAATCTCGAAATCCCTAAAACGCAAATGGGAGAAAATTTTCTCGACGCGTTGTCGCACGGTACAACCGACGGATTAAAACTTGCAGTCAATGTTGGAGCTATGTTGCTCGCCTTTATGGCCATGGTATATCTCGTCAACATAGTATTGACTCAGGTTGGCGAAAGTACTGGATTGAATCATTGGTTGTCGAAAGCTACACTTGGAAAATATAAAGAATTTAATTTACAATACATCATGGGAATTCTGTTTTCACCCATAGCATGGATCATCGGAGTCGACAGCAATTACATCATACCTGTTGGACAATTGCTCGGTGAAAAAACAATTCTCAATGAATTTGTTGCATACTTATCACTTGCAGACATGAAAAATGCGCAGTTGCTCGATGATAAATCTATTTTAATTGCAACCTATGCCTTGTGCGGATTTTCTAATTTTGCATCCATTGGCATTCAGATTGGAGGCATTGGATCTCTGGCTCCATCGCAAAGACTCAACCTTACACAACTTGGCCTGAAGTCTTTAATTGGCGGAACCATCGCCTGCCTGTTGACAGCCTGTGTGGCGAATATTGTAACGCATTTGTTTTGA